A window of Blastomonas sp. SL216 contains these coding sequences:
- a CDS encoding cyclase family protein, with amino-acid sequence MARTFVDLSIYLENDVITDPPFMRPKITYQQHADTIAELGHFFPGVTAEQTPDGAGFAAAEWVTLTTHNGTHLDAPWHFHPTMDGGQRAITIDEVPLEWCFNPGVKLDFRHFEDGYVVTAADVEAELKRIGHELQPFEIVLVNTAAGSAVGNPEFVNIGCGMGYEATMYLLERGIRVTGTDAWSWDAPFSHTAKKVAETGDTSLIWEGHKAGRDIGYCHLEKLHNLESLPAHGFTVSCFPHKIRGASAGWTRAVAIIED; translated from the coding sequence ATGGCCCGCACCTTCGTCGACCTGTCGATCTATCTGGAAAACGACGTCATCACCGATCCGCCGTTCATGCGGCCCAAGATCACCTATCAGCAGCATGCCGACACGATTGCGGAGCTCGGGCATTTCTTCCCCGGTGTGACTGCCGAGCAGACTCCCGATGGCGCAGGCTTTGCCGCGGCCGAATGGGTGACGCTGACCACGCACAACGGCACGCATCTCGATGCGCCCTGGCACTTCCACCCGACGATGGATGGCGGCCAGCGCGCGATCACAATCGACGAGGTGCCGCTGGAATGGTGCTTCAACCCCGGCGTCAAGCTCGACTTCCGGCATTTCGAGGACGGCTATGTCGTCACCGCTGCCGATGTCGAAGCCGAACTCAAGCGCATCGGCCACGAGCTCCAGCCGTTCGAGATCGTGCTGGTCAACACCGCAGCAGGCAGCGCGGTGGGTAATCCCGAATTCGTCAATATCGGCTGCGGCATGGGCTATGAGGCGACAATGTACCTGCTCGAGCGCGGCATCCGCGTCACCGGCACCGACGCCTGGAGCTGGGATGCACCGTTCAGCCATACCGCCAAGAAGGTCGCCGAGACCGGCGATACCTCGCTGATCTGGGAAGGCCACAAGGCCGGGCGCGACATCGGCTATTGCCACCTCGAAAAGCTGCACAACCTCGAAAGCCTGCCCGCGCACGGCTTCACCGTCAGCTGCTTCCCGCACAAGATCCGCGGCGCGTCAGCCGGCTGGACGCGTGCGGTGGCGATCATCGAAGACTGA
- a CDS encoding VOC family protein — MARVSEIRHVGYAVTDLAAEAAFYRDVWGLKDAGEKDGMLHFAAEGNDELYVVRLRASDTQRIDIITLAADSRADVDALHAKVTDYGCQVVFAPRELDTLGGGYGFRFFSKDGLPFEISSDVARGSARELTRWEGIPQKISHIVLHSPDHQEMVRFFTDVLGFKVSDWLGDFMCFLRCNQWHHRIALLPGPACLNHVAYDMLGVDDMMRGIHRLKQKGTDIRWGPGRHTAGNNTFSYFTTPAGFAVEYTAELEEVDDATWEAQVHVPAPMVMDQWGVGIGGPQTMPHPAPDAGLFQPAGV; from the coding sequence ATGGCACGTGTCAGCGAAATTCGCCATGTCGGCTATGCCGTCACCGATCTTGCCGCCGAAGCCGCATTCTATCGCGACGTCTGGGGTCTGAAGGATGCCGGCGAGAAGGACGGAATGCTGCACTTTGCAGCGGAGGGCAATGACGAGCTTTACGTCGTGCGGCTGCGTGCATCGGACACGCAGCGGATCGACATCATCACCCTGGCGGCAGACAGCCGCGCCGATGTCGACGCGCTCCACGCCAAGGTGACCGATTATGGCTGCCAGGTCGTGTTCGCACCGCGCGAGCTCGACACGCTGGGCGGTGGCTATGGCTTCCGCTTCTTCAGCAAGGACGGTCTGCCGTTCGAGATTTCGAGCGACGTGGCGCGCGGCAGCGCACGCGAGCTGACCCGCTGGGAAGGCATTCCGCAGAAGATCAGCCATATCGTGCTGCATTCGCCCGACCATCAGGAGATGGTGCGCTTCTTCACCGATGTGCTGGGCTTCAAGGTCAGCGACTGGCTGGGCGACTTCATGTGCTTCCTGCGCTGCAACCAGTGGCACCACCGGATCGCGCTGCTGCCCGGACCCGCCTGTCTCAACCATGTCGCCTATGACATGCTGGGCGTCGACGACATGATGCGCGGCATCCATCGGCTGAAGCAGAAGGGCACCGATATCCGCTGGGGCCCCGGCCGCCACACGGCGGGCAACAACACCTTCAGCTATTTCACCACCCCTGCCGGTTTCGCGGTCGAATATACGGCCGAGCTGGAGGAAGTGGACGACGCCACCTGGGAGGCACAGGTGCACGTTCCTGCCCCCATGGTCATGGACCAGTGGGGCGTCGGCATCGGCGGACCGCAGACCATGCCGCACCCGGCGCCTGATGCCGGCCTCTTCCAGCCCGCCGGAGTCTGA
- a CDS encoding SDR family NAD(P)-dependent oxidoreductase, which produces MLDRAFDLAGRTAIVTGSTRGIGLAIAEMFAEAGANVVVSSEDAGDVAEIEAVLAGQGYRVRGIACDITDSAALTGLVKGTISAFGGIDILVCNAGITGAAGSWSLDDFDTVMAINLRSMVALTSLALPHMAARGGGSVVLMSSLSALRGNGSINAYALAKAGVAQLARNLAVQWGPSNVRVNAIAPGLIRTPLSEPLMANAEFMERRLQMTPLRRVGEVDDVAAATLFLASDAGSFITGQQIAIDGGTSITDGS; this is translated from the coding sequence ATGCTGGACCGCGCGTTTGATCTTGCGGGCCGCACGGCCATCGTCACCGGATCGACGCGCGGAATCGGGCTCGCCATCGCCGAGATGTTTGCCGAAGCGGGCGCGAATGTCGTCGTGTCGAGCGAAGATGCGGGCGATGTGGCGGAGATAGAAGCCGTGTTGGCGGGGCAAGGCTATCGGGTGCGCGGCATTGCGTGCGACATCACCGATAGCGCCGCGCTGACCGGACTGGTCAAGGGCACGATCTCGGCCTTTGGCGGCATCGACATCCTGGTGTGCAATGCCGGGATCACCGGCGCAGCGGGCAGCTGGTCGCTCGACGATTTCGACACGGTGATGGCGATCAACCTGCGCTCGATGGTTGCACTGACCAGCCTTGCGCTGCCGCATATGGCCGCGCGGGGCGGCGGCAGTGTGGTCCTGATGTCCAGCCTGTCTGCGCTGCGCGGCAATGGCAGCATCAACGCCTATGCGCTGGCCAAGGCCGGCGTCGCGCAACTCGCGCGCAACCTCGCGGTACAATGGGGGCCCAGCAACGTGCGCGTCAATGCCATCGCGCCGGGGCTGATCCGCACGCCGTTGTCCGAGCCATTGATGGCCAATGCAGAATTCATGGAGCGGCGGTTGCAGATGACTCCGCTGCGCCGCGTTGGCGAGGTCGACGATGTCGCCGCCGCCACATTGTTCCTCGCCTCGGACGCCGGCAGCTTCATCACCGGCCAGCAGATTGCCATCGACGGCGGCACATCGATCACCGATGGCAGCTGA
- a CDS encoding alpha/beta hydrolase: protein MALFEYFPNYVWNLSVSIALESGGKIGEIIDMCKPIRDAAANGEDAGTGEFLQQWVAMGEKLIGLAAEDEARGRSLSASKKLERAALYLLVGERMQGHGNPARVATFALAQDTFARAMTLGKHPVERVMIPYEGSEYPALFVRAPGEGPKPVVIYCNGLDSSKELLYWSNLPQALAARGISTLCVDQPGTGEALRINNLPATPHSEKWASPAVDWLEKQPDVDPKRIGMTGISLGGHFAPRAVAFEPRFASGAVWGANHNWAEVQQKRLRREGENPVPHYWAHVMWVFGAKDMDEFHEKSQDMTLNGVMERIKVPFLVTHGEQDRQISVEYAHQSYDQLTNSPKRELKIFTPREGGVEHVGADNMAYGCDYIADWFAETLGGDVSGAE, encoded by the coding sequence ATGGCCCTGTTTGAATATTTCCCCAATTATGTCTGGAACCTGTCGGTCTCGATCGCGCTGGAAAGCGGCGGCAAGATCGGCGAGATCATCGACATGTGCAAGCCGATCCGCGACGCGGCGGCCAATGGCGAGGATGCCGGCACCGGCGAGTTCCTGCAGCAATGGGTGGCGATGGGCGAAAAGCTGATCGGCCTGGCCGCCGAGGACGAGGCACGCGGCCGCAGCCTGTCGGCCTCCAAGAAGCTGGAGCGCGCCGCGCTGTATCTGCTGGTCGGCGAACGCATGCAGGGCCATGGCAATCCCGCGCGCGTTGCCACCTTTGCGCTGGCGCAGGACACGTTTGCGAGGGCGATGACGCTGGGCAAGCACCCGGTCGAGCGCGTGATGATCCCCTATGAGGGCAGCGAATATCCGGCGCTGTTCGTCCGCGCGCCGGGCGAAGGTCCCAAGCCGGTGGTGATCTATTGCAACGGGCTCGATAGCTCCAAGGAGCTTCTCTACTGGTCCAACCTGCCCCAGGCGCTGGCCGCGCGCGGCATTTCGACGCTGTGCGTCGATCAGCCGGGCACGGGCGAAGCGCTGCGCATCAACAATCTGCCCGCCACGCCGCATTCGGAAAAATGGGCCTCGCCTGCGGTCGACTGGCTGGAAAAGCAGCCCGATGTCGACCCCAAGCGCATCGGCATGACCGGCATTTCGCTCGGCGGCCATTTCGCCCCGCGCGCAGTCGCGTTCGAGCCGCGCTTTGCCAGCGGTGCGGTCTGGGGTGCGAACCACAATTGGGCCGAAGTGCAGCAGAAGCGCCTGCGCCGCGAGGGCGAAAACCCCGTGCCGCATTACTGGGCGCACGTGATGTGGGTGTTCGGCGCCAAGGACATGGACGAGTTCCATGAGAAGTCGCAGGACATGACGCTCAATGGCGTGATGGAACGGATCAAGGTACCGTTCCTGGTCACGCACGGCGAGCAGGACCGGCAGATCAGCGTCGAATATGCGCACCAGAGCTATGACCAGCTGACCAACAGCCCCAAGCGCGAGCTGAAGATCTTCACGCCGCGCGAAGGCGGGGTCGAGCATGTCGGGGCTGACAACATGGCCTATGGCTGCGATTACATCGCCGACTGGTTCGCCGAAACGCTCGGCGGCGATGTTTCAGGAGCCGAATGA
- a CDS encoding cupin domain-containing protein has product MSAMASPPVRRIVTGHDATGRAIIRSDDMLPVTPIPSGDAAFSLVWTTATVPADNNDETDGRTRDAGLTLHKGSVIRIVDMLPGGVSPFHRSSSIDYGIVLSGEVELELDDGVVTTAMAGDIIVQRGTIHLWRNPSAAEICRIAFVLIEAAPRIVDGSPLADVMP; this is encoded by the coding sequence ATGAGCGCCATGGCCTCCCCACCCGTCCGCCGCATCGTCACCGGGCATGATGCAACCGGCCGCGCGATCATCCGCAGCGACGACATGCTGCCGGTCACGCCCATCCCGTCGGGCGATGCGGCGTTCAGCCTGGTCTGGACCACCGCGACCGTCCCTGCCGACAATAATGACGAGACCGACGGCCGCACCCGCGACGCCGGGCTGACGCTGCACAAGGGGTCGGTGATCCGCATCGTCGACATGCTGCCGGGCGGTGTCTCGCCATTCCATCGCAGCAGCAGCATCGATTACGGCATCGTGCTGTCGGGCGAGGTCGAGCTGGAACTGGACGACGGCGTGGTGACGACAGCCATGGCGGGCGACATCATCGTGCAGCGCGGTACCATCCATCTGTGGCGCAATCCCTCGGCCGCCGAGATCTGCCGCATCGCCTTCGTGCTGATCGAGGCGGCACCAAGGATAGTGGACGGAAGCCCCCTGGCCGATGTAATGCCCTGA
- a CDS encoding LysR family transcriptional regulator: MRFKGLDLNLLVAFNVLMETRSVSRAAEQLNLSQPAMSAALGRLRDYFGDDLLVLQGKRMFPTPYAESLVPMVQDTLRRIDALITTTTSFDPATSQRVFRLIASDYITAAVIAPLSRRLAHVAPGIRLEAVLPSDGSADLIAQGAFDLLITPEEFINPGQPAELLFEERHVIVGWNGNPVFSGEVTLEEVLRAGHVGIQMGNQRTSAFADSIMEKLGHFRRMDMTASSFTVVPWLVIETNRLALMHERLARCMALMFPLAIAPIPFPFPVMREMMQFNHARSADEGLAWLREQLRRDSALD; the protein is encoded by the coding sequence ATGCGGTTCAAGGGCCTCGATCTCAATCTGCTGGTGGCATTCAACGTGCTGATGGAAACGCGCAGCGTGTCGCGCGCGGCGGAACAGCTCAATCTCAGCCAACCGGCGATGAGCGCGGCGCTAGGCCGGCTGCGCGACTATTTCGGCGATGACCTGCTGGTGCTGCAGGGCAAGCGGATGTTCCCGACGCCTTACGCCGAATCGCTGGTACCGATGGTGCAGGATACGCTGCGCCGGATCGATGCGCTGATCACGACAACGACCAGCTTCGACCCTGCGACGTCGCAGCGCGTGTTCCGGCTGATCGCATCCGATTATATCACTGCGGCCGTCATTGCACCGCTGTCGCGCCGCCTGGCGCATGTCGCGCCGGGCATCCGGCTGGAGGCGGTGCTGCCATCGGACGGCAGCGCCGATCTGATCGCGCAAGGCGCGTTCGATCTGCTGATCACGCCCGAGGAGTTCATCAACCCCGGCCAGCCCGCCGAGCTGTTGTTCGAGGAACGCCATGTCATTGTCGGCTGGAACGGCAACCCGGTCTTTTCGGGCGAAGTGACGCTGGAAGAGGTGCTGCGGGCGGGGCATGTCGGCATTCAGATGGGCAATCAGCGCACCAGTGCCTTTGCCGACAGCATCATGGAGAAGCTGGGCCATTTCCGCCGGATGGACATGACGGCCTCCTCTTTCACCGTGGTCCCCTGGCTGGTCATAGAGACCAACCGGCTGGCGCTGATGCATGAGCGCCTGGCGCGGTGCATGGCGCTGATGTTTCCGCTGGCGATCGCGCCCATCCCCTTCCCCTTTCCGGTGATGCGCGAGATGATGCAGTTCAACCACGCCCGCAGCGCGGATGAGGGGCTTGCCTGGCTGCGCGAGCAGCTGCGCCGTGACAGCGCGCTCGATTAG
- a CDS encoding NAD-dependent epimerase/dehydratase family protein, with the protein MAAEPVLITGAGGFVGQALVRALAGTRSVIATDRTGLDFVDLPSVTALPGEIDDPALVAQLTAAPVGAIVHLATIPGGAAEGDPALAARINVAAPMALLDALAAHGNAPRLIFASSIAVFGDPLPPHVDDATPARPMLFYGAHKAMIEEWIATLTRRGALRGLSLRLPGIIARPLAPSGMKSAFLSNLFHALKAGEPITLPVSADATCWLLSRRALVGQLVTALDLASDPETSRLNLPALRVRMGDLVAEVARQTGANPALATYAPDPAIEAAFGSQPPLFTPAADRLGLAHDGDIAALVANALADL; encoded by the coding sequence ATGGCAGCTGAGCCCGTCCTGATCACCGGCGCGGGCGGCTTTGTCGGCCAGGCGCTGGTGCGCGCGCTCGCGGGCACGCGTTCGGTCATCGCGACCGACCGCACCGGGCTGGATTTCGTCGATCTGCCGAGCGTGACCGCGCTGCCGGGCGAGATTGACGATCCGGCACTGGTCGCGCAGCTGACTGCAGCGCCAGTGGGGGCGATCGTCCACCTCGCGACCATCCCGGGCGGCGCGGCAGAGGGCGATCCCGCGCTCGCCGCGCGCATCAATGTCGCAGCCCCCATGGCGCTGCTCGATGCCCTGGCCGCGCACGGCAACGCTCCGCGCCTGATCTTCGCCAGCAGCATTGCGGTGTTCGGCGATCCGCTGCCGCCCCATGTCGACGACGCCACGCCCGCTCGTCCGATGCTGTTTTACGGCGCGCACAAGGCGATGATCGAGGAATGGATCGCCACGCTGACCCGGCGCGGCGCGCTCCGCGGGCTGTCGCTGCGCCTGCCCGGCATCATCGCACGACCGCTCGCCCCATCTGGGATGAAATCGGCATTCCTGAGCAACCTGTTCCACGCATTGAAAGCGGGCGAGCCGATCACGCTGCCCGTCTCGGCCGATGCAACATGCTGGCTGCTTTCGCGCCGCGCGCTGGTGGGCCAGCTGGTGACCGCGCTCGACCTGGCCAGCGATCCCGAGACCAGCCGACTCAACCTGCCAGCGCTGCGCGTGCGCATGGGCGATCTGGTGGCCGAGGTTGCGCGCCAGACCGGGGCCAATCCTGCGCTGGCGACCTACGCCCCCGATCCGGCGATCGAGGCAGCGTTCGGTTCGCAACCTCCGCTTTTCACGCCTGCAGCAGACCGGCTGGGCTTGGCGCATGATGGCGACATCGCCGCGCTGGTCGCCAATGCCCTGGCCGATCTGTGA
- a CDS encoding fumarylacetoacetate hydrolase family protein → MKLATIDNGTPDGALAIVSADGSRYLPAAPATLQAAIESWDSAEPGLRALAERLAAGEGERTEGLVYAAPLPRAWQWLDGSAYRSHGELMETLFGTEPPPPGRPLMYQGLSHQFLSATADVPLPREEDGIDFEGEFGVITDFVPMGVTPEQALGHIKLLVQINDWSLRALAPVEMKTGFGWVQAKPACSVAPFAVTPDVLGEAWREGRVHLPLTVDWNGERFGNAEGGPMEFGFHQLVAHAASTRSLCAGTIIGSGTVSNSNFREIGSSCIAERRGIEMLDEGQARTGFMRFGDTVRMEARLPDGGLLFGAIDQKVVKG, encoded by the coding sequence ATGAAACTCGCCACCATCGATAACGGCACGCCCGATGGCGCACTGGCCATCGTCAGCGCCGATGGCAGCCGCTATCTGCCTGCCGCCCCGGCCACGCTGCAGGCCGCGATCGAGAGCTGGGACAGCGCCGAACCGGGCCTGCGCGCGCTCGCTGAGCGGCTCGCGGCGGGCGAAGGCGAGCGCACCGAGGGCCTGGTCTATGCCGCCCCTCTGCCGCGCGCTTGGCAGTGGCTCGATGGTTCAGCCTATCGCAGCCATGGCGAGCTGATGGAGACGCTGTTCGGCACCGAACCGCCGCCGCCGGGCCGGCCGCTGATGTACCAGGGCCTGTCGCACCAGTTCCTGTCCGCCACCGCCGATGTGCCGCTGCCGCGCGAAGAGGATGGTATCGATTTCGAGGGCGAATTCGGCGTGATCACCGATTTCGTGCCGATGGGCGTCACCCCCGAACAGGCGCTTGGCCATATCAAGCTGCTGGTGCAGATCAACGACTGGTCGCTGCGCGCGCTCGCCCCTGTCGAGATGAAGACCGGGTTCGGCTGGGTCCAGGCCAAACCGGCCTGTTCGGTTGCGCCCTTTGCTGTCACGCCCGATGTGCTGGGCGAGGCCTGGCGCGAAGGCCGCGTGCATCTGCCGCTGACGGTCGACTGGAACGGTGAACGCTTCGGCAATGCCGAGGGCGGCCCCATGGAATTCGGCTTTCACCAGCTGGTCGCGCATGCCGCCAGCACGCGCTCGCTCTGTGCGGGCACGATCATCGGTTCTGGCACGGTATCGAACAGCAATTTCCGCGAGATCGGCTCCTCGTGCATCGCCGAGCGGCGCGGCATCGAGATGCTCGATGAGGGGCAGGCGCGTACCGGCTTCATGCGCTTTGGCGATACCGTCCGGATGGAGGCGCGGCTGCCCGATGGCGGGCTGCTGTTCGGCGCGATCGACCAGAAGGTGGTCAAGGGATGA
- a CDS encoding alpha/beta fold hydrolase translates to MSILETVILVPGLLCDSDVWTHQSAALGEHYDVIVPDLTRHDSLAGMAAHILDAAPERFSIVGHSMGGRVTLEVFRLAPQRVARIGLLDTGVHAAPPEELPKRQAMLDISAGQGMTVLADAWLPPMVRPGLLDTDPALRATLYAMVERMTPAIHRQQITALVNRPDAAPLLGQIACPTLVGVGEFDLWSPPDQHVPIADAIAGATMVVFETAGHMAPMETPEAVSAALLEWMARADLN, encoded by the coding sequence ATGAGCATACTCGAAACCGTCATCCTTGTCCCCGGCCTGCTGTGCGATAGCGATGTCTGGACGCACCAGAGCGCCGCCCTGGGTGAGCATTACGATGTCATCGTTCCCGACCTCACCCGGCATGATTCGCTGGCGGGCATGGCCGCGCACATTCTGGACGCAGCACCGGAGCGGTTCTCGATCGTCGGCCATTCGATGGGCGGGCGTGTCACGCTGGAGGTGTTCCGCCTTGCGCCCCAGCGCGTGGCGCGGATCGGGCTGCTCGATACCGGGGTCCACGCCGCGCCGCCGGAGGAACTGCCCAAGCGCCAGGCGATGCTCGACATCAGTGCGGGGCAAGGCATGACCGTGCTGGCCGATGCGTGGCTGCCGCCGATGGTGCGGCCCGGCCTGCTCGATACCGACCCGGCGCTGCGCGCGACGCTTTATGCGATGGTCGAGCGCATGACGCCCGCCATCCACCGGCAACAGATCACCGCGCTGGTGAACCGCCCCGACGCCGCCCCGCTGCTCGGCCAGATCGCCTGCCCCACGCTGGTCGGTGTCGGCGAATTCGACCTGTGGAGCCCGCCCGACCAGCACGTCCCCATTGCCGATGCCATTGCAGGCGCAACGATGGTCGTCTTCGAAACCGCAGGCCATATGGCACCGATGGAGACGCCGGAAGCCGTCAGCGCGGCGCTGCTGGAGTGGATGGCGCGAGCGGACCTGAATTAA
- a CDS encoding DUF2218 domain-containing protein, producing MSFVATARIPTTSASKYLQQVCKHWEHNLPVTFDKAHGEITFARDARGAEWPADALVTLDAEDDTLVCTINASAEGQRDGLKGALERHIDRFAFREVPLAYNWVDG from the coding sequence ATGAGCTTTGTCGCAACCGCCCGCATCCCCACCACCAGCGCCAGCAAGTATCTGCAACAGGTCTGCAAGCACTGGGAGCACAATCTGCCCGTGACCTTTGACAAGGCGCACGGAGAGATCACCTTTGCCAGGGATGCGCGCGGGGCGGAATGGCCTGCCGATGCGCTGGTTACGCTCGATGCAGAGGACGACACGCTCGTCTGCACGATCAACGCCAGCGCCGAGGGCCAGCGTGACGGGCTGAAGGGCGCGCTGGAGCGGCATATCGACCGCTTTGCGTTCCGCGAGGTGCCGCTCGCCTATAACTGGGTCGATGGATGA
- a CDS encoding FAD-dependent oxidoreductase, with product MKDMRILIVGGGIGGLTSAIALCRKGFEIEVIERDPDWSVYGVGIIQQGNVVRAMTELGLIDDYISAGFGFDRVQVYIPTGQCVADIPTPRLVEGYPGNVGIGRRALHKVLGDRSKEAGANIRLGITVSTLDDDGDGVSVTFSDGSTGRYDLVIGADGLYSQTRTMIFPDAPTPEFTGQAVWRYNFRRTPDVIALQAYEGQTGIGLVPLSDELMYMYVTTPEPGNPWYAKEELASTMRSKIAGVPSPAIQALVGQITEDDEVVYKPLEWMFLEGAWHKGRVVLLGDAVHATTPHLGQGAGMAIEDALVLADELVAADGIEPALTAYRNRRFERCRYIVESSRAICFGQIGKGPLIDNAEATKDMFMKVAEPI from the coding sequence ATGAAGGACATGCGAATCTTGATCGTGGGCGGCGGAATTGGCGGACTGACGTCTGCCATCGCGCTGTGCCGCAAGGGTTTTGAAATCGAGGTGATCGAGCGCGATCCCGACTGGTCGGTCTATGGCGTCGGTATCATCCAGCAGGGCAATGTCGTCCGCGCGATGACCGAACTGGGCCTGATCGACGATTATATCAGCGCGGGCTTCGGCTTTGACCGGGTGCAGGTCTATATCCCGACCGGCCAGTGCGTTGCAGACATTCCGACCCCACGCCTCGTTGAAGGCTATCCGGGCAATGTCGGCATCGGCCGGCGCGCGCTGCACAAGGTGCTGGGCGATCGCAGCAAGGAGGCTGGTGCCAATATCCGGCTGGGCATCACGGTCAGCACGCTGGACGATGATGGCGACGGCGTCTCGGTCACTTTCAGCGATGGCAGTACCGGGCGCTATGACCTGGTGATCGGCGCCGACGGCCTCTATTCGCAGACCCGCACGATGATCTTTCCCGATGCGCCAACGCCCGAATTCACCGGCCAGGCCGTATGGCGCTACAATTTCAGGCGCACGCCCGATGTGATCGCGCTGCAGGCTTATGAGGGCCAGACGGGCATCGGCCTGGTCCCGCTCTCGGACGAGCTGATGTACATGTATGTCACCACGCCCGAGCCGGGCAATCCCTGGTACGCCAAGGAGGAACTGGCGAGCACGATGCGCTCCAAGATCGCCGGCGTTCCCTCGCCCGCCATCCAGGCGCTGGTCGGTCAGATCACCGAGGATGACGAGGTCGTCTACAAGCCGCTCGAATGGATGTTCCTGGAAGGTGCGTGGCACAAGGGCCGGGTCGTGCTGCTGGGCGATGCGGTGCATGCCACCACCCCGCATCTGGGCCAGGGTGCAGGCATGGCGATCGAGGACGCTCTGGTGCTCGCGGACGAGCTGGTCGCGGCTGACGGGATCGAACCGGCGCTCACCGCCTATCGCAACCGCCGCTTCGAACGGTGCCGCTATATCGTCGAATCCTCGCGCGCCATCTGCTTCGGCCAGATCGGCAAGGGACCGCTGATCGACAATGCAGAGGCCACCAAGGACATGTTCATGAAGGTGGCAGAGCCGATTTGA